From Luteococcus japonicus, one genomic window encodes:
- a CDS encoding acyl carrier protein encodes MTEQTVRQVLAEHGRMSTDANTIGLDDDLYAVGMTSHASVNVMLGLEDELDVEFPDEMLNRETFGTIGRIVAAVESLQD; translated from the coding sequence ATGACCGAACAGACCGTTCGCCAGGTGCTCGCCGAGCACGGCCGGATGAGCACCGATGCCAACACCATCGGCCTCGACGATGACCTGTACGCGGTGGGCATGACCTCGCACGCCAGCGTCAACGTGATGCTGGGGCTGGAGGACGAGCTGGACGTCGAATTCCCCGACGAGATGCTCAACCGCGAGACCTTCGGCACCATCGGCCGGATCGTCGCGGCCGTCGAGTCCCTGCAGGACTGA
- a CDS encoding holo-ACP synthase has product MNTGVDLVDVGEVADALEHFGERYLRRIHRAEELTGHDGHSPARRAQHFAGRFAAKEAVFKALHFPSDRALPWTDIQIISTPGGWPGVVLHDRARTWASSQGISQVELSITHDRTMAMAFAVAV; this is encoded by the coding sequence ATGAACACGGGGGTCGATCTGGTCGACGTCGGCGAGGTCGCCGACGCGCTGGAGCATTTCGGCGAGCGCTACCTGCGTCGCATCCACCGGGCCGAGGAGTTGACCGGCCACGACGGCCACTCCCCCGCACGCCGGGCCCAGCACTTCGCCGGGCGCTTCGCCGCCAAGGAGGCCGTCTTCAAGGCACTGCACTTTCCGTCGGACCGGGCACTGCCCTGGACGGACATCCAGATCATCTCCACTCCCGGTGGCTGGCCGGGTGTGGTGCTCCATGACCGGGCCCGGACGTGGGCCTCCAGCCAGGGCATCTCCCAGGTGGAGCTGTCCATCACCCATGACCGCACGATGGCGATGGCCTTCGCCGTCGCAGTTTGA